TTACTTAGAGCAGCTGGTGCCATGACCACACTGCCACAACTGCACTTTACATATCCAACTGTAGACAAAGGCCAAGATGCTCTGTGGAAAATGGTGATGTTGGGCTGGGCCTAGTGACGTGCATGAGGCCTAGGGCAGGATATCTGTAGGGCACTGATGTGCTACATTGTCCTTTCCTTTGGGGACTGAGTCAAGAATTCATCTCTCCACTTTCAGTGGTGAGTAACTGTCAGAACTAGATAGAGTGTTGGCCAAGTGGAGAGGTTTAAAAAGACGACCCAGACTAGAAAAGCTCCTTAGATCTAGGTTCAGCTTGGTGCTTCCAGACAGTCAAATAAGCATCCGACAGGTGAAAGTTGTTAGATATTTCTATCCAGTGGGAGCTTTCAGTTAGCCAATCATAGTACAGGACAAGATATCCTtttcctgcccctcttccccaatAGTTTTATCCCACAAAGAGCCCATCTGACCTTTGACACAAACTGGTTAACATTTGGCTTTGTTACAAGTGATTAGAAATCACAGTTCAGCTATTAGTGGAGTGATAAACAGCCACTAATTCAGGGAGTTTGAATACTTATGGGAGTAGAAGGTGTCACCAGAGCCAACAGAGGAGGAATCACATTGTTGTGGATAAGGGAGTCTCTgtacagatattagacaggatcacaaagaaaaaacagtttcttgccatttcaaccagaaaggacattgtctcaatgacttgattacctgcatcctgcttcaaaggccttttaagactacacttgaaagagaatcctctgaactgtcattcatgcttaaattcgacactttacacctaagtttgaataaagacgctaattatcttacccattacaaagatagcttccccaattatcacctctaatatcattagctcacagacatttacctcccccccccatctcccttctgttctgaaatttgatttgtccttttcatatgtgttcattttttttattgtatcctttggtatatgtggttgtgacaattttcttccgctatttgatctgaggaagagggtctggcccacgaaagctcatcacctaataaaccatcttgttagtctttaaagagctacatagtcctgttttttgtttctgtccaTGGGGCCATTATCTATGTGGTGAGGAGAAAAATGGTTTGTTACAGTTGTCTTATCTAGCAGCCAGACTCCTTCCTGATGCAGTTGACAGTAGGTGATAAGGTGGCTTATATTTGGTAGGCAAACTTAGTGCCATAGAGCATTGCTTGTTTTCAAATGGGTGATGATTCTGGTGGCCAGTTTTCTCCCTAGCACTAAAACTGaattttaaggggaaaaaaaatcaaaaccatgcTCTTAGGAGGCACGGGGAAAAAATGAGTCTGAGTACTCTGTATTCATTATAAAATGAATGTAAGGTGTTAGAGTTGTTGGCTAGTATCTGTATGCCTACACCACAACAAGGTTGAGTAGATGGATTTTTTTGGTCTTTATCTCAGGCCTTATTGTGAGCTATCTGCATATCCAATTCCCATTACAGCTAGAAGGAAGGAGATTATTGCCAAGCAAAATCTGGAGGTGACCCAAATGGGGGCTCTTGCACATCGTCAATTTGTGAAAGCTAGAAAGGGCATCTTACCTGCGATGTTACCGGCGCCCACACAGACCGTTCGCTGATATGCATGTGCGAAGAAGACATGAGGGCAATGAAGGCTGGGACAGCACCTGCCTCCACAACAATTCTCGTGTGGTCCGAAGTGCCAGAAACAATGTTAGTCAGCGCCCATGCAGCTTCGAACTGCAAGTGAATGTTATCatgttgtttagtttggaaaaaagaagattaagaggggacatgatagcggttttcaaatatctaaaagggtgtcacaaggaggaaggagaaaatttgttcctcttggtttctgaggacaggacaaggagtaatgggcttaaagtgcagcaggggaggtttagattggacattaggaaaaaattcctaactgtcagggtggtcaaatattggaataaattgccaagggaggtggtggaatctccctctctggagatatttaagaacaggttagatagacatctgtcagggatggtgtagacggagcttggtcctgccttgagggcggggggctggactcgatgacctcttgaggtcccttccagtcctattattctatgattctatgattacggCTCAAGAATTCCACCAGTTCGGGaataatccctgcttcaataATCTGATTTAGAGGTGGGTTCCTCTGTCTGGAAGGCATTCTCCTGTTGGAGACAGAGACAGGAAATGGCACCTCTGGGTTGTTCAGTAAGTTGGCTTCTTTCACTCACTGGGAAACATGATGAACCACCTCCCATAGTTCAGATTCAGATAGCAAGATTGCCCACTCCTCGTGGGAAACATTCCAGTGGGAAACATTCCAGTGTCTAATTCCAGCCCTTAGGTCTGCAGGTTTACCTGGCAGGATGCCCCTGTTATATTTAGCTGCGCCTGCACAGATATTGGGTCTTGTTGGCCACCAATTGTCAtctgtggctaatgggagtggtgggaagtgcAGCCATGGCAGTGGGGTCATAgcatccctcccagagctttaGGTAAACCACCTtcacaaggggagtagctaacagtgccgagagcctgtttacactgccactttacaACGCTGTAAGTGTGGGAGTGTATTGTAAACCCCTGAGCGAGACTATTACAGcgcaataaaatggcagtgtagGCAAGCCTCAAGACTGGCCTTTCTCTTCCTTGAAAGGGTCAGTCTCGTCTTGAGACCAGTGGGGGATACATTTCTCACTTGTGAAGCAAATGCACTTGAACCGGTCTCTAGAGGAGCAACATTACTGCACTGCCCATTTTACCACCATGGGGCCTGCTCGTGCCAGGTGACTCAGGCTCGCAGGGTTCTGGCTAAAGAGTTGTAACCACAGATGTTCAGAAGTTTGCTGCAGCCAGAACTTTGGGATCCTCCCACCATGGGCTCAGGCTTCTGGgacctagggatgtgaatgagaaagaggcagcaggggagagggggaaagacggggtgtgacggaccgggctgggtctgggcatagctgagggcgtctgctcagggcgaattgctcaaattcggggtcctctatagcccccagactggagaccttcccaaataggccataaaccagtcccacagagcgcttcagctgcctgcctggccagccggaagcctcacgagcaaaacccctccaacaccccagcaatatccgtgccccagatggccccgggcctcatacacaggtgaagggttttagaacccaatctcactgtccctgaacaagttctgtccagttccaagaaaccagccacagatcccaggtcaatttaccctctggatcttacccacaagataaCGCTCGGCCAGtcttttagaatctaaaatctaaaggtttattactaagagaaagaaaagcgtgagagtaaggttgttaaagtatcatacattacatgcatcgaatctcccagttctcgatgcaggctctcagcagagatgttataactgctggcttaaaagtccttggtgtacatcctatgtcaggatgggtccacagttcttcctggcttgtgattccctgcgaggccgcatctggggtcaggagcacatCTGAATACAAAATGGATGCTgctacatggcatctttatacctccttcctggtctcttcttgactgcagcaggtcacctggcctgtggcctatccctgtgttccctgctggtagcccttagatatcagtcaccattcttgaggtgtgtccttggcctatagagggctattgttccatggagacttgctcattagcatgtccataggctgagcattCTTCGTCTACTGCTCAATCccatacagagaaacttccagtattaacacagagtacatattcataattccacacacagacattatacagatatatgaagagcgtATACAGAGTCAGTAGAAGGcaagctttcgtttgacaccttacatggccccctttgaaccacttttggggcaaacacccccccccccatgggtacaGCAGcgagctggctgctcccctcaaaatccagtaatgacacagggtgtttcaaagcagcagcgccacgtggagtccccgggctccatgcagcattgctgctttgaaatgccccggggagcatggggccagcaggggactgcttgagtcccctgctggccctatgctccccacagcgcttttgcctttgaagtgtagcaacagccccaaggccgttgctacacttcaaaggcagaggtgccattattgactaatcaaatagttgatgcagtttgcattgactatttgattagccagttaatcaaaATTGTACATCCCTATTGTGAACATCTGCCCTGCAATTAAAAACAGCTTCTTAGCCTGAGCTGTGAGGGCCCAATCAGCTAGCACAAGCCAGCCTCAGGTTTAACGTCAGAGTCAATGGGCTCCCAAGTCTTCCTGGCGAACATATCAAAAACCTTTGTCTAGGGAGTAGTCAGCAGAAGCCTTCAGTCAGTGGGCAGGTGGTGGTGGCCAATCAATCTCTCTGGAGATCACTATATGGCCTGACTGAAGAATAgcacctccttcccttcccttcccttccccacccctgctctagcagcTATCATGGTTTTTGCACAGCGGTGCCCTGTACTCATTGCattctttttctcttcttttggaGAAAGACTCTCTTCTGTCATGGAGGAGAAGGAAATGTTCCTTCCTTTTAGGATCTGTTCATCTTTCTAGGCCTTCCGAAAGGCCACATTAACCACAATCTGCTGGCGTCTCAGCTCCTATGGGGAAAAAGCACCATATGCTACAAGCAGGTTTGTGAGCACTGATGAGCACAAGACTTAGCACAGCacacatcagtgttccctctcatcGTTTCCATCCACATGTGAAATGCattatgtgcacagaggcacgtgcagatgtgcagCACAAATAGAAACAAACAACCTAGCTGTGGCAGCATTTGAATCGCTTCtgggcagctgcacaagtgcacagcttacagggaatgctggcaCAGATATATGACTTCTCTAGGAAGAGGTCTGACTTCTCTCTCGAGCTGAGCCTTCTAAGTAGTCTGCCCAGATTTCCTGTCCTACTTAAACTTCATCACCATATTTGAGAAGCTACAGGTTTGTCTTACATTTGACAGATTAGCACCAACAATTGTTATAAGGAGCAGTGGATTGTGTCAAGTTTTGAGTTATGCTGCAAGCTCAACAAAATCCCCATGTTTAATTATCTGCCCTTAGACATGAAGCTACTTTTAAAACTGCTCTGTTGATTAGGAGAGTAGGTAATTTTTCCAGGAGAGCATTAATTCTTTTACAGGTTGGGAAAATTTGCCAatccacgggaggtcaatattgtctagtagcattaccagcacttccactgcttactgggctctttgaagatatttaggggtataTTAGCatacaacagcacagaacaaagaGTCAGGACTaaaggctgtaaacaaactgtatgggacCATTGAAaatttagccagatgtccactaaTCGTGGGTGCGGCTAAcgaaaatcatgctggaccacagatgttgctgaatcaAAGTgcgggactagagaggttcagcttgtaCCAGATGAGGCAGAATAATCAAGGTAAGCCATCAGATTCATTGACtgcaaggccagaaaggactatTTCATTCATCTGTCTCTCCTGTATAACAAAGTTTGGAAAGATTACACAAGCCAGTGAAAAGATATCTTCAATTATTAATGAAAGTAAGATAGGCAAAGAGAGAAAAGCGCTAACCGAGAAATTCTAGttttattttgacatgtgatgcaGATAGTTTGTGGTTAACTCCTGCACCAATAATTGACTAATAGTCCCCAACATCTCCTGAAAATGAATAGTTAGAATCAATAAAAttgcttaaaaaacaaacagcattATTCTGTCAAAATTATAAAAGGGATGAAGAATAAGTTCTGCGAGGTTCGTGTATAACCCAGGACATagaatttcttcaaaatacttCCTGGAGCACAcatccttggctacgtctacactggcccctcttccggaaggggcatgtaaatttcactagtcgtcgtagggaaatccgcgggggatttaaatatcccccgcggcatttaaataaaaatgtccgccgcttttttccggcttttaaaaaagccggaaaagagcatctagactggccccgatcctccggaaaaagtgcccttttccggaggctcttattcttactttgaagggcactttttccggaggatcggggccagtctagacgctctttccggcttttttaaaagccggaaaaaagcagcggacatttttatttaaatgccgcgggggatatttaaatcccccgcggatttccctacgacgactagtgaaatttacatgccccttccggaagaggggccagtgtagacgtagccctttagaAAAATCATCCAACATGATTTCTAAGTTGCCAGCAGTGGGGTATTCATCCATCCATCACCCTTGGaaatttgttccaatggttaattaccctcacagtTAAAGTTactatttccagtctgaattggtctagcttcaacttccagccattgggtcACGTTAAacatttctctgctagactgaagagcccattattaaatattggcTCCCCATGTAGGTGCTTCAAAATCTAATCAAGTCACTCCCATAACCTTCTTTCTGTTAAATTAAAAAGACAGGGCTCCTTGAGTCCATAAGGGAGGTTCTCTAATCATTGAACTGTTTGCATGGCTGTTCTCCGAGTCCTctgcaatttatcaacatccttcttgaattaaGACCAGAcgtggacacagtattccagtggCTAGACCAGTGCTTAATACAACAGTAAAATAATCTTTCTCCCAGGGAGGTTAGTGTGTACTCGTttagcctgggcttatcagttactcTTAATGGTTACatgcttatgcttatcagatagtggaccagctgcttacatccctaccccccTTGATGCTCCTCAAAGGCAGCAGGGTTGGGGAGACAgtcaggagccagtgctcgtggggaaccggcttaaaagccagctccccacaaactagaaggctgtgtctagactggcaagtttttccacaaaatcatctgcttttgcggaaaaacttgccagctgtctacactggccgcttgaatttccgcaaaagcactgacgatctcatgtcagattgtcagtgcttttgtggaaatcctatgctgctcctgttcgggcaaaagtctttttccgaaaaacttttgcgcaaaagggccagtgtagacagcagagatttgttttccgcaaaaaagccccgatcgcaaaaatggcgatcggggcttttttgcggaaaagtgcgtctagattggcacggacgcttttccacaaaaagtacttttgcggaaaagcgtcctgccaatctagacgcacttttccgaaaatgcttttagcggaaaacttttccgttaaaagcatttccggaaaatcatgccagtgtagacgtagccgaagtgttAGATAGCAGGTAATGGAATAGTTGaataaccacatgaattcttatcggttacttgtgtagtccccttactaaaggggcctctgttttattctgaaaagaccctgtgtgctgcaatccagactacaattcccatgaaccCTTGGGAAAAAACAGGCAGGGAGGACTctagggggagagaggggtgctctctccatgtgcttgaagaaagaggtctcgcagtctgggactctgccttggagtttggaaccagagggggagccaggctgctgccaaggacattgacccagtgcaggggctgttggagtgcagctactgGATGCCTGTTGGatctgggagttagcaggctgcttcctataggcccAGCACGAGGCAAtaagtttgggccttgctggaagagtgctgcctgggacagagctgctgtttagcctggaccaaatcctcactacagctgcaacatcagcgcgcccaCGCAAGCGTCTGGGGCTGAATCTAGGGgggtgcacactctggggtggggtcactggtaGTACAAATGGTAGCTGCATAAGCTtcaattattgttatgtgttttgttaatgctattcatttctaattctgttaatccctgttgtttattttaaagtgttctattagatgtacaggcagtccccgggttacgtacaagatagggactgtaggtttgttcttaagttgaatttgcatgtaagtcggaactggtacatattgtaggggaaactctagccaaacatttctccagagctcagttttattctcccacacctcacttccctcagtcctttattctcaagctgaggtgtctgctgagaaaagccgctccgcgtctccctggtctgctggggggggggtgctagcttcgtgtctccctggtctgctggggggaagcagctagtgcggggttgcctcaccccgtttgtaagtagggatctgatgtaagtcggatccatgtaacccagggactgcctgtatatgatttgtagttgttctggaattagatccagttTTATGTTGGAATGACtgtgttcctggaggctctcaaggcacaccagtgtgtgtacaaggccagccaggtggaggcaccgccattttacattcattgccagcaagggactgcagcaagggggtggatagggctttccccaactaaacaccatcaccactggggtgctcaggatcgcttttaggttaaaacatcaggcgcccaggcacacctgtgagtgtgacctgctccccagtaacccggggaggaaaaagggggttacacttgATTATTCTATaaccccgggggtggggctggcagcccatgtgctctggccccactcccagggagcctcctgccactctacacttctgcctctgtatcatagaaaaccagctcccctcgtggaccagctgcctgccgtcctgcgctgctgcctctgatactgaggtggtggcagcagcccctgtttgttgggtccaagctccccacagacagaggctgctgaggggaatgggaggaggaagaggctgttgcaaaacagcctctgtctgtggtggcccGAGCTATCTGTGGGCAGAGAGTGGGGAGGGTCTGTCTGCGgagagcctgggcccaccatAGACAGAGGCTGGTTTGGCTGCAGCCTGTCTGCAGGGGACCCCagctctccatggacagaggctgctacagCCTccgtctgtggggagctcagaccccctgctGACGGGCTGCTGCCGGGGACCAACCTCTGActatggcaggcccaggctctccgcagacagaggttgcttcatgggaggcagagcagcttgggcctgctgtgggcagaggctgcttcacagccacctttcctgcctctgccccctgctgctgcctcagaggcagcagtgggggttagggggggaggctgcaccacagagctggtgctgggggggaaccggcttttaaaccaGTATAGGctcttgctcccccctccccttgcctctgctacagaggcagcaagagcggggggagggaggggagatgggaatAGTGGAgaagattaacagataagcctcaGCTTCTCAGTAATTGTATATGCaactactcatttacatccctactgtaaacactggctcccacctgcccccagggctggctcgagccattcctgcgccccgggcagcgggcgcatggcgcatgcgcggccccgccccccagcgcactgcacaccttacagctgcaatcgggcgtgtgtcacctgatggcagctctaaggggtgccacgTGGCACCCattgcagctgccatcaggcgccccccataggttggcgccctgggcagctgcccagctagcaccccccctccttaatccggccctgtctccccccccttCATGTAAAtttgtaaccactaaaaattccAGCAATTACACAACTACacaaattttaacatccctacttacaaTTACTCACAATGCCACTATTTATGCACCCAAAGTTAGCCATCTTGATGACAGCATCAAACTGGGAACTCACCTTTAGTTGATTATCCACCACAACCTccacatttttttccaatgtcATTGCTTCAGGATCAactccacccccctgccctccaaaCATCTACcatttgttcctagatgtataactGTATTAAAGTTATTGTTGGCTTGTGtccagtttaccaagcaatctAGACAACCTTCAGAAATCTGCTCTCCATTATTTGAGGACAGCTTTCAACTTGCATCCTTACACATGCTAAAGAGGAAGGGCGGTTTCATTTATACAGGTGAGAAATAGCTAGTCAATTGCCTTGGAGTTGCTCTAGGACAGTgcttcccaattggtgctctgcagaaccctggggttccgcgaagtgaaagtaagggttccgtgagaatgcggcactcccctgccccctcttaaagagacagagtctaTTTCgcagctttttatttatttttttatttatttttttgcttgaccaattctggtgggtcctttttttttttttttttttttaagattttacCCTGGCAACTCTAGGGGTTCCTTGAGATTCTTTTAAGTGGAAAAGGgctctgtggccaaataaaattgggaaacactgctctaggaaaCTCCAGACTGAAACGTGTAGGACGACTCATTCTTACATTGCCCCTCTCTCCAGGCTGCCAGCACTGTTGACACCTCCCATCAGTAAGGTTTCAGAAAGCTAGCCCCACTCCTCCCTCGCCCAGGACATTCCTGACTCAGACTTCTCTGGTGCACGTTCAACACTAATCACAATGCAATGATCCTCTCTAGGGGAAGCGTCATTGCAGCTATATACAAGGGCTTGGCTCCATTATTTCAGATTGCCTTTGAGTCTCAATCAGGTATAGCTACTCCAAAAGCAGTGGGTGCAGACCGCTTTGTTATGCTGCTGTAACAGAACTTCTCTTTAGAATCAGAGGCTGCACatcactgtgctttttcaaaggaCGTGCAGAGCATTCTTGGTAGATGTCCCATGGTACAGTGTTCCAGTATCCGGCTTCTCAATTCTGGTATTTCTCACTGTGTTGTGGGAACACCTACTGCAAACCATTCGAATCTCAGGACTGTCAAAGCAATTCccatgattcctctcctgtcatcccaCATGGGAGCTATAGTCTGCATATGACTGCATGTGAAAGCACACACCAAAGGAGGGCATACTTGGCTGCATACCAGCATTTAATCAGGAAAATGACACCTGGTCAAGAGGACCCAGGAGCACTACCaggcactcaggctgtgtctagactacatcccttttctcgaaagagggatgtaaattagacacttcgaaaaagcccggatttaaatttcccatgcttcatttgcataatggcagcagCAGCTTTATCGAAACGGGGCTTTGAtagtttagacggggatctttcgaaaataaaacccttttttgaaagatcctgtaaacctaatttttttgaggagtataggatctttcgaaaaagggttttattttcgaaagatccccatctaaactgccggttttctattgaaaagccccatttaaaaaaacctgcggccgccattatgcattTAAATcccatttgcaatttcgaagtgtttAAATTACATctctttttcgagaaaagggatgtagtctagacacagcctcaggctatgtctatacca
The nucleotide sequence above comes from Pelodiscus sinensis isolate JC-2024 chromosome 16, ASM4963464v1, whole genome shotgun sequence. Encoded proteins:
- the KPNA7 gene encoding LOW QUALITY PROTEIN: importin subunit alpha-8 (The sequence of the model RefSeq protein was modified relative to this genomic sequence to represent the inferred CDS: inserted 1 base in 1 codon; substituted 2 bases at 2 genomic stop codons), with the translated sequence MTLEKNVEVVVDNQLKVSSQFDAVIKMANFGCINSGIELRRQQIVVNVAFRKAXKDEQILKGRNISFSSMTEESLSPKEEKKNASADYSLDKVKEANLLNNPEVPFPVSVSNRRMPSRQRNPPLNQIIEAGIIPELVEFLSRNDNIHLQFEAAWALTNIVSGTSDHTRIVVEAGAVPAFIALMSSSHMHISERSVWAXGNIAGKMPLYRDSLIHNNVIPPLLALVTPSTPVGFLXNITWTLSNLCRNKNPYPPLEAVKEILPVLVRLLQNKDKDSLSDARWAVSYRSDGSNDHIQVVGETGILARLVKLMASPELSVMVGKALSLRQGTLTFFYAPHSSVMAQLSAIDENLKNKPPAF